From a single Arachis hypogaea cultivar Tifrunner chromosome 3, arahy.Tifrunner.gnm2.J5K5, whole genome shotgun sequence genomic region:
- the LOC112786461 gene encoding vicilin-like seed storage protein At2g28490, translated as MGRNIGSLLLLALVIVVHHGVVVATPKSMELYKDQDEEYWDERRPSSSSSDSGFLLQDAKSVVKTEAGEMRVMRSYDSGFGGGRRSFERLMHIAFITMEPRSLFIPQYLDSNLVIFIRRGEVKLGYMNGDELAERRLKSGDIYVIPAGSPFYLLNIGQGQRLHMVCSITPVQGTPMPTFHSFYIGGGANPESILFGFDPEILQTAFNATRRELDRVFSAELEGPIVFVGDIREPSLWTKFLEMKDQDKAQHLKKMVVQEHDDHDRDHYDEKEEDERTSWSWRKLLNRILGNESKKKTDYKGSTGGSPDSYNLYDKKPDFRNSYGHSSAIDGDEYHPLRDVNIGVFHVNLTAGSMMAPHVNPRATEYGIILRGSGRIEVGFPNGTNAMNAEVRVGDVFFVPRFFPFCQISSRTGPLEFVGFADSAKKNYPQFLAGSVSLVRSMMGPELAAAFGVQEDTMHRLGDAQREAIILPSTWVPAGGDEEKGKEPRGGDSEEREREKEPRGGDPEEREREAGGDEEKGKEPRGRDPEERERERKPRGGDAEERERVPRGRGGGDAEERERESVPRGRDVKGEPMPKAEERGPTGKDLAKNLVMGIIDV; from the exons ATGGGAAGAAACATAGGATCCCTGTTGCTGTTGGCTCTTGTTATTGTTGTTCATCATGGAGTTGTTGTGGCCACACCCAAATCAATGGAGCTCTACAAGGATCAGGATGAAGAATATTGGGATGAGAGaagaccttcttcttcttcttcagattCAGGGTTTTTGTTGCAAGATGCAAAGAGTGTGGTGAAGACTGAAGCTGGGGAGATGAGAGTGATGAGAAGCTATGATAGTGGTTTTGGTGGTGGCAGAAGGAGTTTCGAGAGGCTCATGCACATTGCATTCATCACCATGGAACCAAGGTCCTTGTTCATTCCTCAGTACCTTGACTCTAATTTGGTCATCTTCATCCGAAGAG GGGAAGTAAAATTGGGATACATGAATGGAGATGAACTAGCAGAGAGAAGATTAAAGAGTGGGGATATATATGTAATTCCAGCAGGATCTCCATTCTATTTGCTCAACATTGGGCAAGGTCAGAGACTTCACATGGTTTGCAGTATTACCCCAGTTCAAGGAACACCCATGCCCACCTTCCAT TCCTTCTATATTGGTGGTGGTGCCAATCCAGAGTCTATTCTTTTTGGATTTGACCCTGAGATCCTTCAAACTGCATTCAAT GCAACAAGGAGGGAACTAGATAGAGTTTTCAGTGCAGAATTAGAAGGACCAATAGTGTTTGTTGGCGATATTCGTGAGCCTAGTTTGTGGACCAAGTTTCTTGAAATGAAGGACCAAGACAAAGCCCAACACTTGAAGAAAATGGTGGTACAAGAACATGATGATCACGATCGTGATCATTATgatgagaaagaagaagatgaaaggacAAGTTGGTCATGGAGAAAGCTATTGAACAGGATATTGGGAAATGAGAGCAAGAAGAAAACAGATTACAAGGGCAGCACTGGTGGTTCTCCTGATTCATACAACCTCTATGACAAGAAACCAGATTTCAGAAACAGTTATGGTCATAGCAGTGCTATTGATGGTGACGAATATCATCCACTCCGAGATGTTAACATCGGCGTTTTCCATGTTAATCTCACTGCG GGATCGATGATGGCTCCTCACGTGAATCCAAGAGCAACAGAATATGGAATCATACTTCGAGGTTCCGGCAGAATCGAAGTGGGTTTTCCAAATGGCACCAATGCGATGAACGCTGAGGTTCGAGTAGGTGACGTGTTCTTTGTCCCTAGATTCTTCCCCTTCTGCCAAATATCTTCAAGGACGGGTCCTTTGGAATTCGTGGGGTTTGCCGATTCTGCCAAAAAGAACTATCCGCAATTTCTGGCAGGATCGGTGTCCCTCGTGAGATCTATGATGGGTCCTGAACTCGCCGCGGCTTTTGGCGTTCAGGAGGACACCATGCACCGTCTCGGCGATGCTCAGCGCGAGGCCATCATATTGCCTTCCACGTGGGTTCCCGCCGGTGGTGACGAGGAGAAAGGCAAAGAGCCACGTGGTGGAGACAGTGAGGAAAGGGAGAGGGAAAAAGAGCCACGTGGTGGAGATCccgaggagagggagagagaagctGGTGGTGACGAGGAAAAAGGCAAAGAGCCACGTGGCAGAGATCctgaggagagggagagagaaaggaagCCGCGTGGTGGTGATgcagaggagagggagagggtgcCACGTGGCCGAGGAGGTGGTGATgcggaagagagggagagggagagtgTGCCACGTGGCAGGGATGTGAAGGGGGAGCCAATGCCAAAGGCGGAGGAAAGAGGTCCTACTGGGAAGGATTTGGCTAAGAATTTAGTTATGGGTATCATTGATGTTTGA
- the LOC112786473 gene encoding protein disulfide isomerase-like 5-1: MRNGIHLFLFVLLTFPLFSHSEVITLTSDTFSDKIKEKDTAWFVKFCVPWCKHCKNLGTLWDDLGKAIEGTDEIEIGEVDCGTDKPVCSKADIHSYPTFKLFYDGEEVARYRGSRDVDSLKNFVLEEADKAATNAQAQQLDSDREL, from the exons ATGAGAAATGGAATCCACCTCTTTCTCTTCGTTCTTCTCACTTTCCCTCTCTTCTCCCATTCCGAAGTTATAACCCTAACTTCCGACACTTTCTCTGACAAG ATCAAGGAGAAGGACACTGCGTGGTTTGTCAAGTTCTGCGTTCCCTGGTGCAAGCATTG TAAGAACTTGGGGACGTTGTGGGATGATTTGGGAAAAGCAATTGAAGGAACTGATGAAATAGAGATTGGGGAAGTGGATTGTGGCACTGACAAACCAGTTTGTAGCAAAGCTGATATTCATTCATATCCCACCTTTAAGCTCTTCTATGATGGTGAAGAAGTTGCTAGATACCGAG GTTCAAGGGATGTTGATTCATTGAAGAACTTTGTTTTGGAAGAAGCTGATAAGGCAGCAACAAATGCACAAGCACAACAACTAGATAGTGATAGAGAACTATAA